One window of Biomphalaria glabrata chromosome 6, xgBioGlab47.1, whole genome shotgun sequence genomic DNA carries:
- the LOC106065365 gene encoding coiled-coil domain-containing protein 181-like isoform X2, with protein MESESLENNNNVTKVNIRHEPETDLKRKDENHEHIPLQHKPSLSDDDQDIVTSSVGSSEISDTRSKTKTKTKVDLDDKVDSDSEDHNSNPTQKYGNSPELKEKPDNQNPPEDISGSRAKVKVKSTDGSYEPSDNDSEPEGEYSFTEDQKRAMMELMVQKHEEGDIIDEDPPEYNVKGRLLILNAELANDPIPDEGQRETRVGFKPEIVDLVAPPPSYLSDDEESQPNSARGDKPLPSPDTEDQKDHVTKEETAKAPTADQYVVERDGNFTVLSSKELTPAEYELYAKPNKNEDDKNAREHHSDSNKKSRDAKAMSHDHSSSTAVVPKPPSRPRPNTAAPTTRRKTVQSTRPKSAAQNFSNSDYNSPYALSKEQKEQVKKEAKRLEEERHEKEKRRKEEEEEKQKENMSAYDAWIKKKEEEEEENRKKKHEKKDDNKEAAAAAYQSWLKEKRSQGKKEKLLRRRQQQERNEDIIIHTPEDCDKAYREWLKKKNLEMKKQNASEKQKYKFYKLYLRKSRRSYALLKALKEVQSSPYLDYYGYRF; from the exons ATGGAATCAGAATCTTTGgaaaacaataataatgtaaCAAAAGTAAATATCCGTCATGAACCTGAGACAGACTTGAAAAGAAAGGATGAAAACCATGAACACATTCCACTACAACATAAG ccAAGCCTATCAGATGATGACCAGGACATTGTGACCTCATCGGTAGGTAGCTCAGAGATTTCTGATACAAGAAGCAAGactaaaaccaaaacaaaagttgaTCTTGATGATAAAGTTGACAGTGATTCAGAGGACCACAATTCAAATCCTACTCAGAAATATGGAAATAGCCCTGAGTTAAAGGAGAAACCTGACAACCAAAATCCACCAGAGGACATCTCAGGGAGCAGAGCAAAAGTCAAAGTTAAAAGCACTGATGGATCCTATGAGCCATCTGACAATGACAGTGAGCCAGAGGGAGAGTATAGCTTCACAGAAGACCAGAAACGAGCCATGATGGAGCTGATGGTCCAAAAACATGAGGAGGGTGATATAATTG ATGAAGATCCTCCTGAATATAATGTGAAAGGTAGACTATTAATATTGAATGCTGAGTTGGCAAATGATCCAATACCCGATGAGGGTCAACGTGAAACCAGAGTGGGATTCAAGCCTGAGATTGTTGACCTAGTAGCTCCTCCCCCATCCTACTTGAGTGATGATGAAGAGTCTCAGCCAAACAGTGCCAGGGGAGATAAACCCCTGCCATCTCCAGACACAGAAGATCAGAAAGACCATGTAACAAAAGAGGAGACTGCTAAAGCACCCACTGCCGACCAATATGTGGTAGAACGAGATGGAAATTTTACAGTTCTCAGCTCTAAAGAGTTGACCCCTGCAGAATATGAACTGTATGCTAAACCAAATAAGAATGAAGATGATAAAAATGCTAGGGAGCATCATTCAGACTCTAATAAGAAATCTAGGGATGCAAAAGCAATGAGCCATGACCACTCCAGCAGCACAGCTGTGGTCCCTAAGCCCCCTAGCAGACCTCGTCCTAATACAGCAGCCCCTACAACAAGAAGGAAAACCGTACAGTCTACAAGGCCAAAGTCAGCAGCTCAGAACTTTAGTAATAGTGATTATAATTCACCTTATGCATTGTCCAAGGAACAGAAAGAGCAGGTCAAAAAAGAAGCTAAGAGATTAGAAGAAGAGAggcatgaaaaagaaaagaggagaaaggaagaggaagaagaaaaacaaaaagagaacatGAGCGCCTACGATGCTTGGATAAAAAAGAAGGAGGAAGAGGAGGAAGAAAATAGAAAGAAGAAACATGAGAAGAAGGATGATAAC AAAGAGGCAGCTGCCGCAGCCTACCAGAGCTGGCTTAAAGAAAAGCGTTCacagggaaagaaagagaagttgcTGAGAAGAAGACAGCAGCAGGAACGCAATGAAGACATTATCATCCACACTCCAGAGGACTGTGATAAGGCATACAGAGA ATGGCTGAAGAAGAAAAACTTAGAAATGAAGAAACAGAATgcatctgaaaaacaaaaatacaagttttataaactttacctAAGAAAATCCAGGAGATCATATGCCTTATTGAAAGCCCTTAAAGAAGTTCAGAGTAGTCCATATTTAGATTATTATGGTTACAGATTCTAG
- the LOC106065365 gene encoding coiled-coil domain-containing protein 181-like isoform X1: MESESLENNNNVTKVNIRHEPETDLKRKDENHEHIPLQHKPSLSDDDQDIVTSSVGSSEISDTRSKTKTKTKVDLDDKVDSDSEDHNSNPTQKYGNSPELKEKPDNQNPPEDISGSRAKVKVKSTDGSYEPSDNDSEPEGEYSFTEDQKRAMMELMVQKHEEGDIIDEDPPEYNVKGRLLILNAELANDPIPDEGQRETRVGFKPEIVDLVAPPPSYLSDDEESQPNSARGDKPLPSPDTEDQKDHVTKEETAKAPTADQYVVERDGNFTVLSSKELTPAEYELYAKPNKNEDDKNAREHHSDSNKKSRDAKAMSHDHSSSTAVVPKPPSRPRPNTAAPTTRRKTVQSTRPKSAAQNFSNSDYNSPYALSKEQKEQVKKEAKRLEEERHEKEKRRKEEEEEKQKENMSAYDAWIKKKEEEEEENRKKKHEKKDDNMAKGEESETSLSESILSFEVIYPYLYQQSSKEAAAAAYQSWLKEKRSQGKKEKLLRRRQQQERNEDIIIHTPEDCDKAYREWLKKKNLEMKKQNASEKQKYKFYKLYLRKSRRSYALLKALKEVQSSPYLDYYGYRF; this comes from the exons ATGGAATCAGAATCTTTGgaaaacaataataatgtaaCAAAAGTAAATATCCGTCATGAACCTGAGACAGACTTGAAAAGAAAGGATGAAAACCATGAACACATTCCACTACAACATAAG ccAAGCCTATCAGATGATGACCAGGACATTGTGACCTCATCGGTAGGTAGCTCAGAGATTTCTGATACAAGAAGCAAGactaaaaccaaaacaaaagttgaTCTTGATGATAAAGTTGACAGTGATTCAGAGGACCACAATTCAAATCCTACTCAGAAATATGGAAATAGCCCTGAGTTAAAGGAGAAACCTGACAACCAAAATCCACCAGAGGACATCTCAGGGAGCAGAGCAAAAGTCAAAGTTAAAAGCACTGATGGATCCTATGAGCCATCTGACAATGACAGTGAGCCAGAGGGAGAGTATAGCTTCACAGAAGACCAGAAACGAGCCATGATGGAGCTGATGGTCCAAAAACATGAGGAGGGTGATATAATTG ATGAAGATCCTCCTGAATATAATGTGAAAGGTAGACTATTAATATTGAATGCTGAGTTGGCAAATGATCCAATACCCGATGAGGGTCAACGTGAAACCAGAGTGGGATTCAAGCCTGAGATTGTTGACCTAGTAGCTCCTCCCCCATCCTACTTGAGTGATGATGAAGAGTCTCAGCCAAACAGTGCCAGGGGAGATAAACCCCTGCCATCTCCAGACACAGAAGATCAGAAAGACCATGTAACAAAAGAGGAGACTGCTAAAGCACCCACTGCCGACCAATATGTGGTAGAACGAGATGGAAATTTTACAGTTCTCAGCTCTAAAGAGTTGACCCCTGCAGAATATGAACTGTATGCTAAACCAAATAAGAATGAAGATGATAAAAATGCTAGGGAGCATCATTCAGACTCTAATAAGAAATCTAGGGATGCAAAAGCAATGAGCCATGACCACTCCAGCAGCACAGCTGTGGTCCCTAAGCCCCCTAGCAGACCTCGTCCTAATACAGCAGCCCCTACAACAAGAAGGAAAACCGTACAGTCTACAAGGCCAAAGTCAGCAGCTCAGAACTTTAGTAATAGTGATTATAATTCACCTTATGCATTGTCCAAGGAACAGAAAGAGCAGGTCAAAAAAGAAGCTAAGAGATTAGAAGAAGAGAggcatgaaaaagaaaagaggagaaaggaagaggaagaagaaaaacaaaaagagaacatGAGCGCCTACGATGCTTGGATAAAAAAGAAGGAGGAAGAGGAGGAAGAAAATAGAAAGAAGAAACATGAGAAGAAGGATGATAAC atGGCAAAAGGGGAGGAATCAGAGACCAGCCTAAGTGAAAGTATTCTTTCATTTGAAGTGATCTACCCTTATTTGTACCAGCAGTCCTCG AAAGAGGCAGCTGCCGCAGCCTACCAGAGCTGGCTTAAAGAAAAGCGTTCacagggaaagaaagagaagttgcTGAGAAGAAGACAGCAGCAGGAACGCAATGAAGACATTATCATCCACACTCCAGAGGACTGTGATAAGGCATACAGAGA ATGGCTGAAGAAGAAAAACTTAGAAATGAAGAAACAGAATgcatctgaaaaacaaaaatacaagttttataaactttacctAAGAAAATCCAGGAGATCATATGCCTTATTGAAAGCCCTTAAAGAAGTTCAGAGTAGTCCATATTTAGATTATTATGGTTACAGATTCTAG